In the Vespa crabro chromosome 10, iyVesCrab1.2, whole genome shotgun sequence genome, one interval contains:
- the LOC124427332 gene encoding uncharacterized protein LOC124427332 isoform X1, with product MGDEIITLILGNDSFKVDKKRLINKSHYFDCLFSPNFYDSRNKEHIINYDIASSTLQNFIEWIHDDERIIIELSHFIKSSMVKYKTDNFIDLLNLLQLAVLFMTDDLISDITDIIILYWLNPEKVIDVWLLAQELAISLLTDVCLSVCLDRFIDLPISSLIELPIKNLKQLIENINVRSTTKYSHYILHEWMDHNTASTINNNVINIPLRRNSKFIQYMIGYKLENGSNKKGYIYCWDGIQLSELVELKYLKCSGRDLIGLQVTGRGFNIYLVGGEYGLGTGQFNQIIWRYCLISKKWYYFARLPSPRRHMIAGFLSNCLIVVGGVGRHRLKLSSVDILNIHTGKWTKAADVPENFTEVPHYSIMRKKLFLLRSSLYIFYPELESWKTIILENIPLPIAHHFMAYGLVIFMIRYNGRVLSRISNIQEKICEDCLQLYKDHAMIHTMSDVYPSIGLFIPGIGFLSILSKKCQSCSYSYLQTDDKTRTDPGNLILDPRLGSFYTIDPKTLCEVSTLGNL from the exons ATGGGAGATGAAATTATTACGTTAATACTTGGAAATGATAGTTTTAaagtcgataaaaaaagactTATTAATAAAAGTCATTATTTTGATTGTCTTTTCTCTCCAAATTTTTACGACTCGCGAAACAAAgaacatattataaattatgatattgCTTCATCTACCTTACAG aattttattgaatGGATTCATGAcgatgaaagaataataattgaactTAGCCATTTCATTAAATCTTCAATGGTGAAGTATAAAACAGATAATTTTATAgatcttttaaatttattacaattggCTGTGCTTTTCATGACTGACGATTTAATAAGTGATATAActgatattatcatattatattggTTGAATCCGGAAAAGGTAATTGATGTCTGGTTATTGGCACAAGAGTTGGCTATAAGTTTATTGACTGATGTCTGTTTGTCAGTATGCTTAGATCGTTTTATAGATTTACCCATTAGTTCTTTGATCGAGCTACCTATTAAGAATCTCAAAcagttaattgaaaatattaatgttaggTCAACAACAAAATACTCGCATTATATATTGCACGAATGGATGGATCATAATACA GCTtctacaattaataataatgtaataaatataccaTTGAGAAGAAACTctaaatttatacaatatatgattggatataaattagaaaatggTAGTAACAAGAaaggatatatttattgttgggACGGTATTCAGTTATCCGAGTTAGTAGAACTAAAATATCTAAAATGTTCTGGAAGGGATTTAATAGGTTTACAAGTTACTGGCAGAG gatttaatatatatcttgttGGTGGAGAATATGGTTTAGGAACTGGTcaatttaatcaaataatttgGCGATATTGCCTTATATCTAAAAAATGGTATTATTTTGCAAG aCTTCCTAGCCCAAGAAGACATATGATTGCTGGATTTTTAAGTAATTGTTTGATTGTGGTGGGTGGTGTGGGACGTCATCGTTTAAAACTATCGTCAGTTGATATCTTGAATATACATACAG GTAAATGGACAAAAGCTGCAGATGTACCTGAAAATTTTACCGAAGTGCCACATTATagtataatgagaaaaaaattgtttttgttgcgatcatctctttatatattctatccaGAACTTGAATCATGGAAAACTATTATCTTAGAGAATATTCCTTTGCCTATAGCACATCATTTTATGGCATATGGACtcgtaatatttatgatta gaTATAATGGAAGAGTTTTGTCCAGAATTAGtaatatacaagaaaaaatatgtgaaGATTGCTTACAATTGTACAAAGATCATGCAATGATACATACTATGAGTGATGTGTATCCGTCAATTGGTTTATTCATTCCTGGCATAgggtttttatcaatattatccaAAAAATGTCAATCATGTAGTTATTCATATTTACAAACAGATGATAAAACAAGAACTGATCCAGGGAATCTAATTTTAGATCCTAGGCTAGGAAGTTTTTATACAATTGATCCAAAAACATTGTGCGAGGTATCCACATTAGGTaacttgtaa
- the LOC124427332 gene encoding uncharacterized protein LOC124427332 isoform X2, with protein MDHNTASTINNNVINIPLRRNSKFIQYMIGYKLENGSNKKGYIYCWDGIQLSELVELKYLKCSGRDLIGLQVTGRGFNIYLVGGEYGLGTGQFNQIIWRYCLISKKWYYFARLPSPRRHMIAGFLSNCLIVVGGVGRHRLKLSSVDILNIHTGKWTKAADVPENFTEVPHYSIMRKKLFLLRSSLYIFYPELESWKTIILENIPLPIAHHFMAYGLVIFMIRYNGRVLSRISNIQEKICEDCLQLYKDHAMIHTMSDVYPSIGLFIPGIGFLSILSKKCQSCSYSYLQTDDKTRTDPGNLILDPRLGSFYTIDPKTLCEVSTLGNL; from the exons ATGGATCATAATACA GCTtctacaattaataataatgtaataaatataccaTTGAGAAGAAACTctaaatttatacaatatatgattggatataaattagaaaatggTAGTAACAAGAaaggatatatttattgttgggACGGTATTCAGTTATCCGAGTTAGTAGAACTAAAATATCTAAAATGTTCTGGAAGGGATTTAATAGGTTTACAAGTTACTGGCAGAG gatttaatatatatcttgttGGTGGAGAATATGGTTTAGGAACTGGTcaatttaatcaaataatttgGCGATATTGCCTTATATCTAAAAAATGGTATTATTTTGCAAG aCTTCCTAGCCCAAGAAGACATATGATTGCTGGATTTTTAAGTAATTGTTTGATTGTGGTGGGTGGTGTGGGACGTCATCGTTTAAAACTATCGTCAGTTGATATCTTGAATATACATACAG GTAAATGGACAAAAGCTGCAGATGTACCTGAAAATTTTACCGAAGTGCCACATTATagtataatgagaaaaaaattgtttttgttgcgatcatctctttatatattctatccaGAACTTGAATCATGGAAAACTATTATCTTAGAGAATATTCCTTTGCCTATAGCACATCATTTTATGGCATATGGACtcgtaatatttatgatta gaTATAATGGAAGAGTTTTGTCCAGAATTAGtaatatacaagaaaaaatatgtgaaGATTGCTTACAATTGTACAAAGATCATGCAATGATACATACTATGAGTGATGTGTATCCGTCAATTGGTTTATTCATTCCTGGCATAgggtttttatcaatattatccaAAAAATGTCAATCATGTAGTTATTCATATTTACAAACAGATGATAAAACAAGAACTGATCCAGGGAATCTAATTTTAGATCCTAGGCTAGGAAGTTTTTATACAATTGATCCAAAAACATTGTGCGAGGTATCCACATTAGGTaacttgtaa